The following proteins are co-located in the Barnesiella propionica genome:
- the ruvC gene encoding crossover junction endodeoxyribonuclease RuvC has protein sequence MENDRIIIGIDPGTNVMGYGVLRIAGNKPELLAMGVLQLNKYDSHYLRLRRIFERVIGLIEQYLPDEMAIEAPFFGKNVQSMLKLGRAQGVAMAAALSRDIPITEYAPLKIKMSITGNGSATKEQVAAMLQRILHIRQENMLPQLDATDGLAAALCHYYQTNRPQLDNAYHSWKDFINKNPGKIKSLTSRKKSEDEDEE, from the coding sequence ATGGAGAACGACCGAATCATAATAGGTATAGACCCGGGAACCAACGTTATGGGTTACGGAGTACTGCGGATAGCGGGAAACAAACCGGAACTGCTGGCTATGGGCGTGTTGCAGTTGAATAAATACGATAGCCATTACCTGAGGCTTCGCCGTATATTCGAGCGGGTGATAGGACTTATCGAACAATATCTGCCGGATGAAATGGCGATAGAGGCTCCGTTTTTCGGGAAGAATGTGCAGTCCATGCTTAAACTGGGACGGGCTCAGGGTGTAGCGATGGCTGCCGCATTATCCCGCGATATACCCATTACGGAATATGCCCCGCTGAAAATAAAAATGTCGATAACCGGGAACGGCAGTGCTACAAAAGAGCAGGTTGCCGCCATGTTACAGCGCATATTGCATATACGACAAGAGAATATGTTGCCCCAGCTGGACGCTACGGACGGTCTGGCCGCCGCGCTTTGTCATTATTATCAGACCAATCGTCCCCAGCTGGATAATGCTTATCACAGCTGGAAAGATTTTATTAATAAGAATCCCGGTAAAATAAAGTCTTTGACTTCCCGAAAAAAATCGGAGGATGAAGATGAAGAATAA
- a CDS encoding DUF4286 family protein has protein sequence MIIYNTTYHVEASLAEAFIVWLRTDYIPAALRREELSEPQLCRVMSESEDSGISLSLQFHVTDTGHLNRWYEECGFVLAEEMKRRFADRVVGFTTLLEVIDL, from the coding sequence ATGATTATCTATAATACGACCTATCATGTGGAAGCTTCTTTGGCCGAAGCATTTATCGTATGGTTGAGGACCGATTATATCCCGGCTGCCTTGCGGAGAGAAGAATTGAGCGAGCCTCAGTTGTGCAGGGTGATGTCGGAAAGCGAGGACAGTGGGATAAGCCTTTCGCTGCAATTCCATGTGACGGATACCGGACATCTGAATCGCTGGTATGAAGAATGTGGATTTGTTCTGGCTGAAGAAATGAAACGGCGCTTTGCCGACCGGGTGGTCGGTTTTACTACTTTACTGGAGGTGATTGATTTGTAA